The following are from one region of the Streptomyces rubrogriseus genome:
- a CDS encoding FMN-dependent NADH-azoreductase: MATLLHIDSSVFPAGASASRAVTAVFRRTWEEQHPEGTVIYRDLAAAPVPHITADAWSAGYADPSERTARQSTAFAARLELIEELERADAILIGAPMYNYTVPSTLKAWLDSVLLLGRTAGESPSAQGTPAVVVASRGGSYAPGTPRENFEFVQNYLEAVLRSTLGLDLEFIVPELTMAPRNPAMSELTLLFEASRERAHTDAVTKAKELTERLTADDGK, encoded by the coding sequence ATGGCCACGCTTCTGCACATCGACTCGTCCGTGTTCCCGGCCGGGGCGTCCGCGTCCCGGGCCGTCACGGCCGTGTTCCGTCGAACCTGGGAGGAGCAGCACCCGGAGGGCACGGTGATCTACCGCGACCTCGCCGCCGCCCCGGTCCCGCACATCACCGCGGACGCGTGGTCCGCCGGTTACGCCGACCCGTCCGAGCGCACCGCGCGCCAGTCCACCGCGTTCGCCGCACGCCTGGAGCTCATCGAGGAGTTGGAGCGGGCGGACGCCATCCTGATCGGGGCCCCGATGTACAACTACACGGTCCCATCCACCCTGAAGGCGTGGCTGGACAGCGTGCTCCTGCTCGGACGCACGGCCGGCGAGTCGCCCTCCGCGCAGGGCACCCCCGCCGTGGTGGTCGCCAGCCGCGGCGGCTCCTACGCGCCGGGCACCCCGCGCGAGAACTTCGAGTTCGTGCAGAACTACCTGGAGGCCGTCCTCCGAAGCACCCTCGGGCTGGATCTGGAGTTCATCGTCCCGGAACTCACCATGGCCCCGCGCAATCCGGCCATGTCCGAACTGACGCTGCTCTTCGAGGCCTCGCGGGAGCGCGCCCACACTGACGCGGTCACCAAGGCGAAGGAACTCACCGAGCGCCTCACCGCGGACGACGGCAAGTGA
- a CDS encoding transposase, producing the protein MRYAQGGGLTDAERAARERVRLDAVTRFEAGDRNQVIAGALRVSERSVARARTWGRIGRTPVVRVRGRGSGRVSMVGMTCYKAGERSRLIYAVREYRGRKDQPKGFGSRDFRALLVRARIQLGGPIVLVWDNVRIHLTADLRGFFAANTDWLTVFQLPAYAPDLNPQEGVWSMVKHELGNLAAADLGQITRTVKRKLKMIQYRPELLDGCLIGTGLAFEA; encoded by the coding sequence GTGAGGTACGCGCAGGGCGGCGGCTTGACCGACGCCGAGAGGGCAGCCCGGGAGCGGGTACGGCTGGATGCGGTGACTCGGTTCGAAGCCGGGGACAGGAACCAGGTCATCGCTGGCGCTCTGCGGGTGTCTGAAAGATCGGTGGCGCGTGCGAGGACATGGGGCCGAATCGGCCGGACGCCGGTGGTGCGAGTCAGAGGCCGGGGCTCGGGCCGGGTGTCCATGGTGGGCATGACCTGCTACAAGGCCGGCGAACGATCGCGGCTGATCTACGCAGTCCGCGAATACCGCGGGCGCAAGGACCAGCCGAAGGGTTTCGGCTCCCGGGACTTTCGTGCCCTGCTGGTTCGCGCCCGGATCCAACTCGGTGGTCCGATCGTGCTGGTCTGGGACAACGTCCGCATTCACCTGACCGCAGACCTGCGCGGGTTCTTCGCAGCCAACACCGACTGGCTCACGGTGTTCCAGCTGCCTGCCTACGCCCCGGACCTGAACCCGCAGGAAGGCGTGTGGTCCATGGTCAAGCACGAGCTGGGCAATCTCGCAGCCGCCGACCTGGGTCAGATCACCCGGACCGTGAAGCGCAAGCTCAAGATGATTCAGTACCGGCCCGAGCTGCTCGACGGCTGTCTCATCGGCACCGGCCTGGCCTTCGAGGCGTGA
- a CDS encoding DUF2589 domain-containing protein has product MAETKKTSPTRKKTAAAKAPARKPAPGGSGRAGSRASVPDAPLMQDVPLAPGPGDTSKPVDLGAELSLPFEQIIGGPLQGVIRSSALAANETAQFINNVGFDENKRARTVAFSYTSLEPEAADTTSKQKKMVTQVEVPLLAVVPIPYLQLSKVTLDFNVKIDSVSTKKSEQKIGGEASASGGFWGISASVKASYDSSSSSSDTVSRSASMSVHVEAEQGPMPGGMEKILSMLTDNAVTVQQKSA; this is encoded by the coding sequence ATGGCGGAGACGAAGAAGACGAGTCCGACGAGGAAGAAGACGGCGGCGGCGAAGGCGCCGGCCAGGAAGCCGGCTCCGGGCGGGTCCGGCCGCGCGGGCTCCAGGGCGTCCGTACCGGACGCCCCGCTCATGCAGGATGTGCCGCTCGCGCCGGGCCCGGGCGACACGTCCAAGCCGGTCGATCTGGGGGCGGAGCTGTCGCTGCCGTTCGAGCAGATCATCGGCGGACCGCTGCAGGGGGTCATCCGGTCCAGCGCGCTGGCCGCGAACGAGACCGCGCAGTTCATCAACAACGTCGGCTTCGACGAGAACAAGCGCGCCAGAACCGTGGCGTTCTCCTACACCTCGTTGGAGCCCGAGGCAGCCGACACCACCTCCAAGCAGAAGAAGATGGTGACGCAGGTCGAGGTGCCCCTCCTCGCGGTCGTGCCGATCCCCTATCTGCAGCTCTCCAAGGTGACACTCGACTTCAATGTGAAGATCGATTCGGTCTCGACCAAAAAGAGCGAGCAGAAAATCGGAGGCGAGGCGTCGGCGAGTGGCGGCTTCTGGGGCATCTCGGCCTCGGTCAAGGCCAGCTACGACTCGAGCAGTTCGAGTTCGGACACGGTCAGCCGGAGTGCGTCGATGTCAGTCCATGTGGAGGCTGAGCAAGGGCCGATGCCGGGCGGCATGGAGAAGATCCTGTCGATGCTGACCGACAATGCCGTCACCGTCCAGCAGAAAAGCGCATAG
- a CDS encoding nitroreductase: MDVYEAVKSRRSVRRFSGRPVPREVLKRVLSAAAWAPSGSNLQPWRAFVLSGGPLEALKKRTGARLAAGDPFDEPEYEQYPQQLKSPYSERRSAFGEQRYGALGIAREDTEARQRAASGNWQCFGAPAALFCYIDRDLGRPQWSDVGMFLQNVMLLLREEGLHSCTQMAWAKFHRTVAETVAPPHDLVLYCGMSIGYEDPAANPARTGRAALEETVTFIDGP; the protein is encoded by the coding sequence ATGGATGTCTACGAGGCGGTCAAGAGCCGACGATCGGTCCGCCGCTTCTCCGGCCGGCCCGTCCCCCGAGAAGTGCTCAAGCGCGTGCTGTCCGCCGCCGCCTGGGCGCCCTCCGGGTCGAACCTCCAGCCCTGGCGCGCGTTCGTGCTCAGCGGCGGTCCACTGGAGGCGCTGAAGAAGCGCACCGGGGCTCGCCTTGCCGCCGGCGACCCCTTCGATGAGCCGGAGTACGAGCAGTACCCGCAGCAGCTGAAGTCGCCGTACAGCGAGCGGCGGTCCGCCTTCGGTGAGCAGCGCTACGGTGCCCTCGGTATCGCGCGCGAGGATACGGAGGCGCGCCAGCGGGCCGCGTCGGGCAACTGGCAGTGCTTCGGGGCGCCCGCCGCGCTGTTCTGCTACATCGACCGCGACCTGGGGCGTCCCCAATGGTCCGATGTTGGCATGTTCCTGCAAAATGTGATGCTGCTACTGCGCGAGGAAGGCCTGCACAGCTGCACACAGATGGCGTGGGCGAAGTTCCACCGCACTGTTGCGGAGACCGTGGCGCCGCCGCACGACCTGGTGCTCTACTGCGGCATGTCGATCGGCTACGAGGACCCCGCGGCGAATCCCGCCCGCACGGGCCGGGCTGCCTTGGAGGAGACGGTCACCTTCATCGACGGCCCGTGA
- a CDS encoding DUF2589 domain-containing protein: MSDDDVPVSALLGAAYEAVVHGQGLAAREAVELVKDLGFERNGTAKPFRFAYQHTEATEDGPQVRTVHATVPLLSLINPPSISIDSAKISMSLHLISQDIETGPAEAPTASGETPTAAKMPKLKGRIVHQSDKNAVMTIESTLKQRDLLASSRLSQLLDAAVSDRDTVWYQVLDRAEPFRAAATALIDTVAQDGSKGKGVGVREWLQQLWELKEAVTDAVSAFRDGLPEKIPPLHQSWNARCQKLTWIDRHTEPETITQLRWTFIATARDVWQALLPSPRVAEFGPPTVEQLRDRFKTARAELAATVPSLTDLLGKLKQLESDVAQGCIAHQYKQPKAVAATLQRYNATAAEIQKMWKLQSRECRAKQDTLAAAATDVWDALARKVPDDFRTKSRRSTEEIKELLDACDSLLDKLDQQAKKFVAPSVPVNPLGWPLDYAKKVRTGKNTEDWRARRWNPDDHARELGEFLEGFNKKVTFVNTTWRSPGRESWLRPDTWNPAVPLYNEMARQFWALLIDTDHTVTNVTKVS; encoded by the coding sequence ATGAGCGACGACGACGTCCCGGTCAGCGCGCTGCTCGGCGCGGCGTACGAGGCGGTGGTCCACGGGCAGGGCCTGGCCGCGCGCGAAGCAGTCGAACTGGTCAAGGACCTGGGATTCGAGAGGAACGGCACCGCGAAGCCCTTCCGCTTCGCCTACCAGCACACCGAGGCCACGGAAGACGGCCCGCAGGTGCGTACCGTGCACGCCACCGTGCCACTGCTGTCGCTGATCAACCCGCCATCCATCAGCATCGACAGCGCCAAGATCAGCATGAGCCTGCACCTGATCAGCCAGGACATCGAAACCGGGCCTGCCGAGGCCCCCACCGCGAGCGGTGAAACGCCGACAGCGGCCAAGATGCCCAAGCTGAAGGGGCGCATTGTCCACCAGTCGGACAAGAACGCTGTCATGACCATCGAGTCCACCCTCAAGCAGCGCGACCTGCTGGCAAGCAGCCGCCTGTCCCAGTTGCTGGACGCGGCGGTCAGCGACCGCGACACCGTCTGGTACCAGGTCCTGGACCGGGCGGAGCCGTTCCGCGCAGCCGCCACCGCACTGATCGACACCGTCGCCCAGGACGGCTCCAAGGGCAAAGGCGTGGGGGTACGGGAGTGGCTGCAGCAGTTGTGGGAGTTGAAGGAGGCTGTCACGGACGCCGTGAGCGCCTTCCGCGACGGGCTGCCAGAGAAGATTCCCCCGCTCCACCAGAGCTGGAACGCCCGGTGCCAGAAGCTGACCTGGATCGACCGGCACACCGAGCCTGAAACCATCACGCAGCTACGGTGGACGTTCATCGCGACCGCCAGGGACGTGTGGCAAGCCCTCCTGCCCAGCCCACGAGTCGCCGAATTCGGGCCGCCCACCGTGGAACAACTGCGCGACCGGTTCAAGACCGCCCGTGCTGAACTCGCTGCCACTGTGCCGAGCCTGACAGATCTGCTTGGAAAGCTAAAACAGCTCGAATCGGACGTCGCGCAAGGCTGCATCGCTCACCAGTACAAGCAGCCGAAGGCCGTCGCCGCAACTCTGCAGCGCTACAACGCGACCGCTGCGGAGATCCAGAAGATGTGGAAGCTGCAAAGCCGCGAGTGCCGGGCCAAGCAGGACACGCTGGCCGCAGCTGCCACGGATGTGTGGGACGCGCTGGCCCGCAAAGTGCCCGACGACTTCCGCACCAAGAGCCGGAGGAGCACCGAAGAGATCAAAGAACTGCTAGACGCGTGCGACAGCTTGCTGGACAAGCTCGATCAGCAGGCCAAGAAATTCGTCGCACCCAGTGTGCCCGTCAACCCGTTGGGGTGGCCCCTCGATTACGCCAAAAAAGTAAGGACGGGGAAAAACACGGAGGATTGGCGAGCCCGGAGATGGAACCCAGACGACCACGCAAGGGAGCTCGGTGAATTCCTCGAAGGGTTCAACAAGAAGGTCACATTCGTCAACACGACTTGGCGCTCACCGGGTCGCGAAAGTTGGCTCCGGCCGGACACGTGGAACCCCGCCGTTCCGCTCTATAACGAGATGGCCCGTCAGTTCTGGGCACTCCTCATCGACACCGACCACACGGTCACCAACGTCACCAAGGTCTCGTGA
- a CDS encoding UBA domain-containing protein encodes MPDTQSDDYEKKFAKQLEQLQGMGFTNQTQNLKALIETDGNVQSSIEYILNGGGL; translated from the coding sequence ATGCCTGACACGCAATCGGACGACTACGAAAAGAAGTTCGCGAAGCAGCTCGAGCAGCTCCAGGGCATGGGCTTTACAAACCAGACGCAAAACCTGAAGGCATTGATCGAAACCGACGGAAACGTGCAAAGTTCCATTGAATACATTCTCAATGGCGGAGGTCTATGA
- a CDS encoding macrolide family glycosyltransferase, with product MSTIAFLNIGMHGHINPTLPVAAELVRRSHTVTYHTSPAFRDEIAATGAAVRLYPGGDQPLPDPPAPITLMEALARTALDVLPAVLADLRDDRPDLIVHDSACLWGALAARALGVPAVSSFTTFAYNRHVPSPTRASRELLAGAAAHPRSLAGYVGARLALRRRFAATGVPLLDLANIRQPLNLVYTSRAFQPAVEEFDRSYRFVGPSIGARPDDPSFPTDQLRDPVLYASPGTVFNADPLLLRTFAVALSPLAGTVVVSTGKTDPAALGELPGNVLARRSVPQLQVLDRAALFITHGGMNSVNEALFAGVPLLVVPQGADQPMVARRVVDLGGGLSIRTENVTEDSVRAVARRLLEDSRYRAATSGLRATQREAGGYRRAADELERYLRPAAAAHPAPVDPQGG from the coding sequence GTGAGTACCATCGCGTTCCTCAACATCGGCATGCACGGACACATCAACCCGACGCTGCCGGTCGCGGCCGAGCTGGTCCGTCGCAGCCACACCGTCACCTACCACACCTCCCCCGCCTTTCGGGACGAGATCGCGGCCACCGGCGCGGCCGTGCGCCTTTACCCGGGAGGAGACCAGCCCCTTCCCGACCCCCCGGCGCCCATCACGCTGATGGAGGCGCTCGCCCGCACCGCTCTGGATGTGTTGCCCGCCGTCCTCGCCGACCTGCGCGACGACCGCCCCGATCTGATCGTCCACGACAGCGCCTGCCTGTGGGGCGCGCTCGCCGCCCGTGCGCTCGGCGTCCCGGCGGTCTCGTCGTTCACCACGTTCGCCTACAACCGTCATGTGCCCAGCCCCACCCGCGCCTCGCGGGAACTGCTGGCCGGGGCCGCGGCTCACCCGCGGAGCCTGGCGGGCTACGTGGGGGCCCGGCTGGCGCTGCGGCGCCGCTTCGCCGCGACGGGCGTGCCGCTGCTCGACCTGGCGAACATCCGGCAGCCGCTGAACCTTGTGTACACCTCCCGCGCGTTCCAGCCCGCCGTGGAGGAGTTCGACCGGTCCTACCGGTTCGTGGGCCCGAGCATCGGTGCCCGGCCGGACGACCCGTCGTTCCCGACGGACCAGCTCCGGGACCCGGTGCTCTACGCCTCGCCGGGCACGGTCTTCAACGCCGATCCCCTGCTGCTGCGTACGTTCGCCGTGGCGCTCTCCCCGTTGGCGGGGACCGTGGTGGTCTCCACCGGGAAGACCGACCCCGCCGCCCTGGGCGAGCTGCCGGGAAACGTGCTCGCGCGGCGTTCCGTGCCGCAGCTTCAGGTGTTGGACCGCGCGGCGCTGTTCATCACCCACGGCGGCATGAACAGCGTCAACGAGGCTCTGTTCGCGGGCGTCCCGCTCCTGGTCGTCCCGCAGGGAGCCGACCAGCCCATGGTCGCCCGGCGCGTCGTGGACCTGGGGGGCGGCTTGTCGATCCGTACGGAGAACGTCACCGAGGACTCCGTGCGCGCCGTCGCGCGGCGCCTCCTCGAGGACTCCCGTTACCGGGCCGCCACGTCCGGGCTGCGGGCCACCCAGCGTGAGGCGGGCGGCTACCGGCGCGCCGCCGACGAGCTCGAACGGTACCTGCGCCCGGCCGCTGCCGCGCACCCGGCTCCTGTCGATCCGCAGGGAGGCTGA
- a CDS encoding patatin-like phospholipase family protein — MGAGGVLGAAHVGVGHALEQHGFRPDVVIGTSVGALNGAIAAAHPDRAAPWLEHVRTQLRRRGVYQLGFPASRAGIVTDRGLRRLIARAGLPTRVEELAVPFTAVAMDRVTGAPALLDRGDLTTALLKSAAIPGLLPPVTRQGRTLVDGGVIAYVPVRAALRAGAASVVVVAAAGPESSPLPATLPSRRAGAAASRAGLLLMHRQIERDLAEVSRRLPTVVLPTGTDVWPAPRGFRHSRRLVEAASATAGRFLDDLRVSGPGLYRAEDDPTAATAAGYDAAASARTRRAPRSTPARASL, encoded by the coding sequence GTGGGCGCGGGTGGTGTGCTCGGAGCGGCTCACGTGGGCGTAGGACACGCCCTGGAGCAGCACGGCTTCCGTCCCGACGTGGTCATCGGTACTTCGGTGGGCGCGCTGAACGGTGCCATAGCGGCGGCGCATCCCGACCGGGCCGCGCCGTGGTTGGAGCACGTGCGGACCCAGCTGCGCCGCCGCGGCGTGTACCAGCTGGGCTTTCCGGCCTCGCGTGCCGGCATCGTCACAGACCGGGGGCTGCGCCGACTGATCGCCCGGGCCGGCCTGCCGACGCGGGTCGAGGAGCTGGCGGTGCCGTTCACCGCTGTGGCCATGGACCGGGTCACCGGCGCTCCGGCGCTGCTCGACCGCGGTGACCTCACGACCGCACTCCTCAAGAGCGCGGCCATCCCGGGCCTCCTGCCCCCGGTCACCCGCCAGGGCCGCACCCTCGTGGACGGCGGAGTGATCGCCTACGTCCCGGTGCGGGCCGCCCTGCGGGCCGGAGCGGCCAGCGTGGTGGTGGTGGCGGCGGCCGGCCCGGAGAGCTCACCGCTGCCGGCGACTCTGCCGTCCCGACGGGCTGGTGCCGCCGCGTCGCGGGCCGGTCTGCTGCTCATGCACCGTCAGATCGAACGGGACCTGGCGGAGGTGTCCCGCCGGCTGCCGACCGTCGTCCTGCCCACCGGGACGGACGTCTGGCCCGCACCCCGGGGCTTCCGCCACAGCAGGCGGCTCGTCGAAGCAGCCTCCGCGACGGCCGGCCGCTTCCTCGACGACCTCCGCGTCAGCGGACCGGGCCTGTACCGGGCCGAGGACGACCCGACCGCTGCGACGGCGGCCGGATACGACGCCGCCGCGTCGGCGAGGACGCGGCGGGCACCGCGTTCCACCCCTGCGAGGGCCAGCCTGTGA
- the trxA gene encoding thioredoxin: protein MSQFQKIINDSKPAVIDFWAAWCGPCRQISPVLENISKEPESSGIDFYKVDVDDHQDIAQEVGIKAMPTFVVFKDGNKVGELVGANPAGLKQLVQQGNAL, encoded by the coding sequence ATGAGTCAGTTCCAAAAGATCATCAACGACTCGAAACCGGCCGTCATCGACTTCTGGGCAGCCTGGTGCGGCCCCTGCAGGCAGATCAGCCCGGTGCTGGAGAACATCTCGAAGGAACCAGAGAGCTCCGGGATCGACTTCTACAAGGTGGATGTCGACGACCACCAGGACATCGCACAGGAGGTCGGCATCAAGGCCATGCCGACCTTCGTGGTGTTCAAGGACGGGAACAAGGTCGGCGAGCTGGTTGGAGCTAACCCGGCGGGCCTGAAGCAGCTGGTCCAGCAGGGCAACGCCCTGTGA
- a CDS encoding DinB family protein, with the protein MNTTPDGRPIPPAHADERAMLEAWLDFHRATLALKCSGLKDDQLRRAAASPSSMTLLGLVQHMAEVERNWFQRVFAGLTVSPVFAEGNPDGFALQPERGIDEAKAAWQAEVARGRELIADASLDDSGHLSEQEAGHVGDQGVSLRWIMVHMIEEYARHNGHADFIREQVDGVTGA; encoded by the coding sequence ATGAATACGACACCGGATGGACGGCCGATCCCGCCCGCGCATGCCGACGAGCGCGCCATGTTGGAAGCATGGCTGGACTTTCACCGTGCGACTCTGGCCCTGAAGTGTTCGGGCCTGAAAGATGATCAATTACGGCGGGCTGCGGCGTCACCGTCGTCGATGACGCTGCTCGGTCTCGTTCAGCACATGGCCGAGGTGGAGCGCAACTGGTTCCAGCGTGTGTTCGCAGGTCTGACCGTGTCGCCTGTCTTCGCGGAGGGCAACCCCGACGGCTTCGCCCTTCAGCCGGAACGAGGAATCGACGAGGCGAAGGCTGCCTGGCAAGCGGAGGTCGCCCGAGGGCGCGAGCTGATCGCTGACGCATCGCTGGACGACTCCGGTCACCTATCCGAGCAGGAAGCGGGTCACGTCGGCGATCAGGGAGTGTCCCTGCGCTGGATCATGGTGCACATGATCGAGGAATACGCACGTCACAACGGTCATGCCGACTTTATCCGCGAGCAGGTTGACGGAGTCACCGGCGCGTGA
- a CDS encoding MarR family winged helix-turn-helix transcriptional regulator produces the protein MAAHASSRDAASRASDRPGDASPFALGLLLRRAHWRAAGVMSEALRPLGIELRHFAVLIVLVDRGPTVQRDLAAETGTDKAGIMRVVDDLERRNLAVRRPVPGDRRARAVEITPEGLELFDAAHVAAEPLAEGLVADLGPDGSEQLMRLLTSLAHPGSREA, from the coding sequence ATGGCCGCTCATGCTTCCTCCCGAGACGCCGCGTCGCGTGCGAGCGACCGCCCCGGAGACGCTTCGCCGTTCGCCCTGGGACTGCTCCTGCGCCGGGCGCACTGGCGCGCGGCGGGGGTGATGTCGGAGGCGCTGCGGCCTCTCGGGATCGAGTTGCGGCACTTCGCGGTGCTGATCGTGCTCGTCGACCGCGGCCCCACGGTGCAGCGCGACTTGGCGGCGGAGACGGGGACGGACAAGGCGGGGATCATGCGGGTCGTAGACGATCTGGAACGCAGGAACCTCGCCGTGCGCAGGCCCGTCCCCGGGGACCGCCGGGCACGGGCAGTGGAGATCACCCCGGAGGGGCTGGAGCTCTTCGACGCGGCCCATGTCGCGGCGGAGCCGCTGGCCGAAGGGCTGGTCGCCGACCTGGGACCTGACGGCTCCGAGCAACTGATGCGTCTGCTGACCAGCCTCGCGCATCCGGGCAGCCGCGAGGCCTAG